A portion of the Mus pahari chromosome 17, PAHARI_EIJ_v1.1, whole genome shotgun sequence genome contains these proteins:
- the LOC110334461 gene encoding cytochrome P450 2D3-like: protein MVDKLVTEHKRTWVPDQSPRDPTAAFLAEMEKAKGNPESSFNDANVHLVVLDLFGAGIVTSSVTLTWGLLLTILHVDVQSQPDRGWNERRRRVEAPSLRLLGTLVAPSNGLTQTLKEYNRKLTTL, encoded by the exons ATGGTGGATAAGCTGGTGACTGAGCACAAGAGGACCTGGGTCCCTGACCAGTCACCTCGTGACCCGACTGCTGCCTTTCTGGCTGAGATGGAGAAG GCCAAGGGGAACCCTGAGAGTAGCTTCAATGATGCAAATGTACACCTGGTTGTCCTTGACCTGTTTGGTGCTGGGATTGTGACGAGTTCAGTCACTCTGACCTGGGGCCTTCTGCTCACAATCCTGCATGTGGATGTGCAGAGTCAGCCTGACAGGGGATGGAATGAAAGAAGGAGGAGGGTAGAGGCCCCCTCCTTAAGATTACTTGGGACACTTGTGGCTCCCAGCAATGGTTTAACCCAGACTCTA AAAGAGTACAACAGGAAATTGACAACATTATAG
- the LOC110334832 gene encoding LOW QUALITY PROTEIN: cytochrome P450 2D11-like (The sequence of the model RefSeq protein was modified relative to this genomic sequence to represent the inferred CDS: inserted 3 bases in 2 codons; substituted 1 base at 1 genomic stop codon): MELLTGTGLWPVAILTVILILLVDLMHRRQRWTSRYPPGPMPWPVLGNLLQVDLDNVPYSLYKLQNRYGDVFSLQMAWKPMVVINGMKAMKEVLLTCGEDTADRPSVPIFEHLGLKHGSQGVILAHYGPEWXEQRRFSVSTLRNFGLGKKSLEEWVTKEAGHLCDAFTARAGQSINPNTMLNNAVCNVIASLIFARRFEYEDPYLIRMLKVLDECFTEISGFIPGVLNAFPIFLRIPGLSEKVFQGQKSFMALLDNLLTENRTTWDPNQPPRNLTDXAEIEKAKGKPESSFNDENLRMVVGDLLTAGMVTTSTTLSWALLLMILHPDVQCRVQQEIDEVIGQVRHPEMADQAHMPYTNAVIHEVQRFGDIAPLNLPRITSRDIEVQDFLIPKGTTLILNMSSVLKDETVWEKPLHFYPEHFLDAQGHFVKHEAFMTFSAGLRACQGETLARMELFLFFTCLLQRFSFSVPDGQPRPSNQGVLPFPVAPXPYQLSAVMRE; the protein is encoded by the exons ATGGAGCTGCTGACTGGGACTGGCCTGTGGCCTGTGGCTATATTAACAGTCATCCTCATATTACTGGTGGACCTGATGCACCGGCGCCAGCGCTGGACTTCTCGCTATCCACCAGGCCCTATGCCATGGCCTGTGCTGGGTAACCTGTTGCAGGTGGACCTAGATAACGTGCCATACAGCTTGTACAAG CTTCAAAACCGCTATGGTGACGTGTTCAGCCTACAGATGGCCTGGAAGCCCATGGTTGTGATCAACGGAATGAAGGCAATGAAGGAAGTGCTGCTGACCTGTGGAGAGGACACTGCTGACCGCCCTTCAGTGCCCATCTTTGAGCACCTGGGTTTGAAGCATGGATCCCAAG GTGTGATTCTTGCACACTACGGGCCCGAGTGGTGAGAGCAGAGGCGATTCTCTGTGTCCACCCTGCGCAACTTTGGCCTGGGCAAGAAATCTCTGGAGGAGTGGGTGACCAAGGAGGCCGGCCACCTCTGTGATGCCTTCACTGCCCGGGctg GACAGTCAATCAATCCCAACACCATGCTGAACAATGCTGTGTGCAATGTGATTGCATCTCTCATTTTTGCCCGTCGTTTTGAATATGAAGACCCTTACCTCATCAGGATGCTGAAAGTACTGGATGAATGTTTCACTGAAATCTCTGGCTTCATTCCTGGG GTTCTTAATGCGTTTCCGATATTCCTGCGAATCCCAGGACTGTCTGAGAAGGTCTTCCAAGGTCAGAAGTCCTTCATGGCCTTACTGGATAACCTGTTGACTGAGAATAGGACCACCTGGGACCCTAACCAGCCACCCCGAAATTTGACTGA GGCAGAGATAGAGAAG GCCAAGGGAAAACCTGAGAGCAGCTTCAATGATGAGAACCTGCGCATGGTGGTAGGTGACCTGTTGACTGCAGGCATGGTGACCACCTCAACCACACTGTCCTGGGCCCTGCTGCTCATGATCCTGCATCCAGATGTGCAGT GTAGAGTCCAACAAGAAATCGATGAGGTCATAGGGCAGGTGAGGCATCCAGAGATGGCAGACCAGGCCCACATGCCCTACACCAATGCTGTCATTCATGAGGTGCAGCGCTTTGGGGACATTGCTCCACTGAATTTGCCACGCATCACAAGCCGTGACATTGAAGTGCAAGACTTCCTCATACCCAAG GGGACGACCCTCATCCTCAACATGTCCTCCGTGCTGAAGGATGAGACTGTCTGGGAGAAGCCCCTCCACTTCTATCCTGAACACTTCCTGGATGCCCAGGGCCACTTTGTGAAGCATGAGGCCTTCATGACATTCTCAGCAG GTCTCAGAGCATGCCAGGGAGAGACCCTGGCCCGCATGgagctcttcctcttcttcacctgcCTCCTGCAGCGCTTTAGCTTCTCAGTGCCCGATGGACAGCCCAGGCCTAGTAACCAAGGTGTCTTGCCTTTTCCAGTTGCCC CCCCCTACCAGCTCTCTGCTGTGATGCGTGAGTAA